From one Henningerozyma blattae CBS 6284 chromosome 1, complete genome genomic stretch:
- the TBLA0A06290 gene encoding uncharacterized protein (similar to Saccharomyces cerevisiae YLR407W; ancestral locus Anc_4.272) — MERLKTPGKVIKVIFNWTSKLFNNKKASKKQKTVDDENNSKSKSKLFHTLSKRQNTTSRGLNLSNSSDSKKRSNSASNSNANSNSVTTNSSLTDPIVKAYFNKKLSNVADNSQISKATVVSIPIKNRNSSDYINNSLPNINLTPSIRKIETKEVENNTSVPSKNNNNQIPISILHSNTDFSDAISTISTSKSKNSFPSKGTGTIGSEQFENHHISYPFDVRLKNEYEYENHTVIVSPLDLVEDCQILRIKSKHQNKPFTQGETLFKMKREKWLSPRKVKQKHHKHHSSSQIQHPLSSHSHQLISDLTNKHALNRKMFKEIDYHSYHKLYAKLIINEEPLSHAMNLQDLLTVLNSEWKF; from the coding sequence ATGGAGAGATTGAAAACGCCTGGTAAAGTAATTAAAGTAATATTCAATTGGACCTCAAAactattcaataataaaaaagcatcaaaaaagcaaaaaacTGTAGAcgatgaaaataatagtaaatcaaaatcaaaattatttcataCTTTATCAAAAAGGCAAAATACGACAAGTAGAGGTTTAAACTTATCAAATAGTTCTGATTCCAAGAAACGTTCGAATTCAgcttcaaattcaaatgcaaattcaaattcagtTACTACGAATTCTTCACTAACTGATCCAATAGTAAAGGCATacttcaataaaaaattatcaaatgtAGCAGATAATTcacaaatttcaaaagcaACTGTTGTATCAAttccaattaaaaatagaaactCGAGTGATTATATAAACAATTCATTGcctaatattaatttaactccctcaattagaaaaattgaaacaaaagaagtagaaaataatacaagtGTTccttcaaaaaataataataatcaaattcCAATTAGTATCCTTCACTCAAATACCGATTTTTCAGACGCCATTAGTACGATCAGTACTTccaaaagtaaaaatagTTTCCCTAGTAAGGGAACCGGTACAATTGGGTCTGAACAATTTGAGAATCATCATATATCCTATCCGTTTGATGTTAGGCTGAAAAATGAATACGAATATGAAAATCATACTGTTATTGTTTCCCCATTGGATTTGGTCGAAGATTGTCAAATCTTGAGGATAAAGTCTAAACATCAAAATAAGCCATTCACTCAAGGTGAAACATTGTTCAAAATGAAACGGGAAAAATGGCTATCGCCTAGAAAagtaaaacaaaaacatcATAAACATCATTCTTCAAGTCAAATTCAGCATCCTTTAAGTTCTCATTCTCATCAGCTGATATCCGATCTAACTAATAAGCATGCattaaatagaaaaatgTTCAAAGAAATAGACTACCATTCGTATCATAAATTATATGCCAagttaattattaatgaagagCCATTATCACACGCTATGAATTTACAAGATTTACTGACAGTACTTAATTCTGAATGGAAATTCTAA
- the RXT3 gene encoding Rxt3p (similar to Saccharomyces cerevisiae RXT3 (YDL076C); ancestral locus Anc_4.271): MQGPISYQQVDAQVQAHVQSQVQAQSEYQAQYRQTQNEILNLQATILNSANSANNISRPHDHLHILPNDLDNRMENGGARNNEIDNFTFINNSNVLNFVASKYKKVGDQENQNLGTLFYHPFKTGFFNIEDELNNSKQRELEVRNGFGYDYTLPRPFLPNLNTNDINKIITIKINYEDYISSMNRDDINSPRSNNNEIWGCDIYTDDTDPILALIHCGFTLNNINKFSSTDKKIDEMKFKMTPVNINNTNNIFGILPIEEDMKFDIELDILILPSLENYYSIRRNNITSRNWGALIGSTCHDGLSYGIYKIALKLRDDSTNGLTNDQHILDNTW, encoded by the coding sequence ATGCAAGGCCCAATATCATATCAACAAGTTGATGCCCAAGTACAGGCTCATGTACAATCACAAGTGCAAGCACAATCGGAATATCAAGCACAATATAGACAAActcaaaatgaaattttaaatttacaagCCACTATTTTGAATAGTGCTAATAGTGCCAATAATATAAGTCGGCCCCATGATCATCTTCATATTTTACCCAATGATCTTGATAATCGAATGGAAAATGGCGGGGCAAggaataatgaaattgataattttacttttataaataatagtaatgtattaaattttgtgGCTAGCAAATATAAGAAGGTAGGTGATCAAGAGAATCAAAATTTAGGTACACTTTTTTATCATCCCTTTAAAACTggttttttcaatattgaGGATGAACTTAATAATTCCAAACAGAGAGAATTGGAAGTTAGAAACGGATTTGGGTACGATTATACATTGCCAAGACCTTTTTTACCAAACTTAAATACAAATGATATCAACAagataataacaataaagataaattacGAAGATTATATAAGTTCGATGAATAGAGATGATATAAACTCGCCAAggtcaaataataatgaaatatggGGGTGTGATATCTATACCGATGACACTGATCCGATCTTAGCTTTAATACATTGTGGCTTCACCCTAAACAATATTAACAAATTCTCTAGCAcggataaaaaaattgatgagATGAAATTTAAGATGACACCAGTCAATATCAACAacacaaataatatatttgggATATTACctattgaagaagatatgAAATTCGATATTGAATTGGATATTTTGATCCTGCCATCGTTAGAAAATTACTATAGTATAAGAcgaaataatattacttCCAGAAACTGGGGAGCTCTAATTGGATCTACTTGTCATGACGGATTAAGTTACGGTATTTACAAGATTGCATTAAAATTAAGAGATGATTCTACTAATGGGTTAACTAATGACCAACATATTCTGGATAATACTTGGTAA
- the TBLA0A06270 gene encoding vacuolar protein sorting-associated protein 35 (similar to Saccharomyces cerevisiae VPS35 (YJL154C); ancestral locus Anc_1.193) — MANTEHFEYVQSIIKQETILMQRCLKRNEIIKSFKHATNFLLFLRNSVWSLEQYYKIQSLCIESLSPLSKYLLLKNKTMDLDLVEVYDYTQYIGNVIPRLYLMITVGICLLQCKDVPYYEILKDLTEMTRCEQHPIRGLFVRYYLYNGTKNQLIKSHYIIENCSFILSNFEEMNKLWVRLQHIGSFDEKRLRLKQRNQLKIMVSSQLVEIKAILIDQHIDNDDETNKEKLNKSLDIYKKTVLPRILNNIIQSHDPFSQEYLFEALFQIFPSNYHRSTLESLLSSTLNLLPSTPIGRIVSKLIVTLNLQGNGAKPQENECITKGLEKVSIEEKSKKSIAKDTNILSDSDGQEIFQIFWSYLHTINEKELNISLHQYITLLESIIQLVVTSLPNKLKNLSTLFKIFVMIFSGDILVKDDKNVIKNDVISLLAFENIKFSSLSEKSSLIINLLIYSDPYRTIITNSVDDGNPLYNRQLLNLLLSKIVLSNNFSIFDEQYKTENSNIDTSQKLGVILTIFTPLLKDLPKPEITLSKDKIVKKVEPVSSKLNHLPTNEQDQQSNKTIGEQLKEFDRTSRPSSQDDSINHRTNSHPPKQEVTHSSTLGKDSTLKSYSKNTNVTHLKDNGPHSKSNTHANNIASSQQLVQDRKILRDQMNILQFQKHIYFKMEEQENITKMFNTLIPIEDLLKNHDVDDIEKILKLILTFRNWYFKGGENIKFTYPILITNLWRIIRQCYILNFETINDKDEESSADPQFIKIINQTFKYTARFLNELAKISLSTNNPEIADLSFKLNLQTALLADQMKYSEISYDFLSQSFSIFEEALGSSKLEYQSLVYLTQTLHRTRSLYEESRYESLIIRCTLHASKLLKKQEQCRALYYCSHLWWPTKLNFFDEVQEYDIVNPENNLNKKRIMECLQRSLRLADSLMDNIQSCQLMLELLNQCLYYFETDALHETEVRTNYINGLIDLIKTNVRALEMERSLGENETSANNTTKGQTHDIVCGIDGTVIEISQQDLAAINTTPTTNPTSSQENNHVPKDVTEHSQVPIDGFKRICAYIAGKRAYDGRYAAIKV, encoded by the coding sequence ATGGCAAACACTGAACATTTTGAATATGTTCAATCAATTATAAAACAAGAAACTATTCTAATGCAAAGATGtctaaaaagaaatgaaattatcaaatcttttaaacatgcaacaaattttttattatttttaagaaattcaGTCTGGTCATTAGaacaatattataaaattcaatCCTTATGTATCGAGTCATTGTCACCtctttctaaatatttattattgaaaaataaaactatgGATTTAGATTTGGTAGAGGTCTATGACTATACTCAATACATTGGTAATGTAATACCAAGactttatttaatgattaCTGTCGGTATTTGTCTTTTACAATGTAAAGATGTGCCATATTATGAAATCTTGAAAGATTTAACCGAAATGACAAGATGTGAGCAACATCCAATAAGAGGTCTATTTGTAAGATATTACCTATATAATGGTacaaaaaatcaattgatcaaatcccattatattattgaaaattgttcatttattttatcaaattttgaagaaatgaATAAACTCTGGGTTAGGTTACAACATATTGGCTCATTTGATGAAAAACGATTAAGATTAAAGCAAagaaatcaattaaaaataatggtatCTTCACAATTGGTTGAAATTAAAgcaattttaattgatcagcatattgataatgatgatgaaaccAATAAGGAAAAACTAAACAAAAGTCTAGATATTTATAAGAAGACTGTATTACCAAGAATTCTAAACAATATCATTCAATCTCATGATCCATTTTCTCAGGagtatttatttgaagcattatttcaaatttttccCTCAAATTATCATAGGTCTACTttagaatcattattaagTTCAACTTTGAACTTGTTACCATCAACACCTATTGGAAGAATTGTTTCAAAATTGATTGTCACTCTAAATCTACAAGGGAATGGTGCCAAACCTCAAGAAAATGAATGTATTACTAAAGGCCTTGAAAAAGTTtctattgaagaaaaatcaaaaaagaGTATCGCAAAAGATACTAATATTCTTTCTGATTCTGATGGGCAagaaattttccaaatattttggaGTTATTTGCATAccattaatgaaaaagaattaaatatctCTTTACACCAATATATTACACTTTTAGAAAGTATTATACAGTTAGTTGTGACTTCATTaccaaataaattgaagaatttatccactcttttcaaaatttttgtCATGATTTTCAGTGGAGATATTTTGGTGaaagatgataaaaatgttattaaaaatgatgtaatttctttgttagcatttgaaaatattaaattctcATCATTAAGTGAAAAAAGTTCACTGATTATAAATCTACTAATCTATTCAGATCCATATAGGACAATCATAACCAATAGTGTAGATGATGGCAATCCTTTATACAATAGgcaattattaaatctcTTATTGTCCAAAATTGTACTTTCCAATAACTTCTCCATATTTGATGAACAATATAAAACAGAAAATTCAAACATTGATACTTCTCAAAAGTTAGGAGTTATATTAACAATTTTCACACCTTTATTGAAGGATTTGCCCAAACCAGAAATTACTTTAtctaaagataaaatagtAAAGAAAGTTGAACCAGTCAGTTCTAAGCTAAACCATTTGCCAACGAATGAACAAGATCAACAATCGAATAAGACTATTGGTgaacaattaaaagagTTTGATCGAACATCACGTCCAAGTTCTCAAGACGATTCTATCAATCACCGTACTAATTCTCATCCACCTAAACAGGAGGTTACACATTCATCCACTTTGGGAAAGGACTCAACTTTAAAGTCATACTCAAAAAACACAAATGTAACTCATTTAAAAGACAATGGACCACACTCCAAATCTAATACACATGCTAACAACATAGCCAGTTCCCAACAATTAGTACAAGATCGTAAAATCCTTAGAGATCAAATGAATATCTTACAATTTCAAAAGCATATCTATTTCAAAATGgaagaacaagaaaatataacGAAAATGTTTAATACTCTAATCCCCattgaagatttattaaagaatcaTGATGTggatgatattgaaaaaattctaaaattaattttaacaTTTAGAAATTGGTACTTTAAAGGAGGAgagaatattaaatttacatATCCAATTCTTATCACCAATTTATGGAGGATAATTAGACAATGTTATATCTTGAACTTCGAAACAATAAATGATAAGGATGAAGAGTCTTCTGCTGATCcacaatttattaaaataattaatcaAACATTCAAATATACCGCaagatttttaaatgaGTTAGCCAAAATATCTTTGTCAACTAATAATCCGGAAATTGCAGACTTgtcatttaaattaaatttacaaaCTGCATTATTAGCAGATCAGATGAAATATAGTGAAATTTCATATGATTTCTTATCTCAATCGTTCTCTATCTTTGAAGAGGCGTTAGGTTCATCGAAGTTAGAATATCAATCTTTAGTTTATTTAACTCAAACATTGCATCGTACAAGATCGTTATATGAGGAGTCACGTTATGAATCTTTGATTATCAGATGCACTTTGCATGCAtcgaaattattaaagaaacaAGAACAATGTAGAGcattatattattgttcTCATTTATGGTGGCCAACAAAACTGAATTTTTTCGATGAGGTACAAGAATATGATATTGTTAATCCTGAAAATAACTTGAATAAAAAGCGTATTATGGAATGTTTACAACGTTCTTTAAGACTGGCAGATTCTCTCATGGATAACATTCAAAGTTGTCAGTTAATGCTTGagttattaaatcaatgtctttattatttcgAAACAGATGCTCTACATGAAACCGAAGTTCGTACCAATTATATTAATGGACTAATCGATTTAATCAAGACAAACGTTCGAGCTCTAGAAATGGAAAGAAGCTTAGGTGAAAATGAAACCTCGGCAAATAATACTACAAAGGGCCAAACTCATGACATTGTTTGTGGTATTGATGGGACCGTAATTGAAATCTCTCAACAGGATTTGGCAGCCATAAATACTACCCCTACAACCAATCCTACCTCCTCTCAAGAGAATAATCATGTCCCTAAGGACGTTACAGAGCATTCTCAGGTGCCAATAGACGGCTTTAAACGAATCTGTGCATATATCGCGGGCAAGCGTGCCTATGATGGTAGATACGCCGCAATAAAAGTTTGA
- the BLS1 gene encoding Bls1p (similar to Saccharomyces cerevisiae YLR408C; ancestral locus Anc_4.273): MNENRNNSTNSKNEIDRLVNKIFKNQNSTKSNEILKEIYSNNEYIRNIQLSKLIKLNDIKFQRKTVLPMNDLYIKYYNASDYENNNLQREAEIIDRDLRIIELTIQSIKENNNINENNRNDITNANITK, from the coding sequence ATGAACGAAAATCGTAACAATAGTACAAATAGTAAGAATGAAATTGATAGATTAGTAAATAAGATATTTAAGAATCAGAATAGCACAAAATCAAATGAGATTCTTAAAGAAATCtattctaataatgaatatatcAGGAATATTCAACTAAgcaaattaattaaattaaacgatattaaatttcaacGGAAAACTGTGCTGCCGATGAATGATttgtatataaaatattataatgcAAGTgattatgaaaataataatttacaaagaGAAGCAGAAATCATTGATCGTGACTTACGAATAATAGAACTGACTATCCAATCAATAAAggaaaataacaatattaacgaaaataatagaaatgaTATTACTAATGCAAATATAACTAAATAA
- the FBP26 gene encoding fructose-2,6-bisphosphatase (similar to Saccharomyces cerevisiae FBP26 (YJL155C); ancestral locus Anc_1.192), producing MAFYKISNPTDHRICVVMVGLPARGKTFISQKLVGYLSWLSIKAKCFTFADFRRKCGHLSPHALEFNKNTGVINEGVESNDEDEDEEVIEEQALEQIRKWFQSENGVIAVLDDTNITSNRRRSIIEFCQKNNIQPIFVESWSEDEDFVQCNVKDMGRKSIEYKHMDPLEAKQKVMENINKFKKNYEPLDFEKDSDLTFVKLNSGSKEILINKIQTYLQSKIVFYILNLDLKPRCIWLSRHGESLYNLEQKIGGDSLLSKRGEKYSSKLPAIVKESAGLKEKDIVVWTSTLKRTQQTAQYLTNKKLQWRALDELDAGICDGMTYEEIEEKYPDDFQARDENKYEFRYRGGESYRDVALRLEPVIMELERQENILIITHQAVLRCIYAYYMNIPQEQSPWVSIPLHTLIKIEPRAYKTKVTTIKANIPAVSTYKVKGTSHVGEAEDVYTKPYGIIKDTSS from the coding sequence ATGGCATTTTATAAGATTAGTAACCCAACAGATCATAGGATCTGTGTGGTAATGGTTGGTTTGCCAGCTAGGGGTAAGACATTCATTTCTCAAAAATTAGTAGGGTATTTATCCTGGTTATCTATAAAGGCTAAATGTTTTACCTTTGCTGATTTTAGAAGGAAATGCGGTCATCTTAGCCCACATGCCTTAGAGTTTAATAAGAACACTGGTGTAATTAATGAAGGTGTCGAATCAAATGacgaagatgaagatgaagaagttaTTGAGGAGCAGGCTCTTGAacaaattagaaaatggtTCCAATCAGAAAATGGTGTTATTGCTGTATTGGATGATACAAACATTACAAGTAATAGAAGGAGAAgcattattgaattttgtcaaaaaaataatatccaACCAATCTTTGTTGAAAGCTGGtctgaagatgaagatttcGTTCAATGTAATGTCAAAGATATGGGTCGTAAATCCATTGAATATAAACATATGGATCCATTAGAAGCAAAGCAAAAAGTtatggaaaatattaataaattcaagaaaaattatgaaCCTCTggattttgaaaaagattcGGATCTAACTTTTGTAAAACTCAACAGTGGTTCCAAAGAAATACTaatcaataaaatacaaacgTATTTACAAAGTAAGATTGTCttttacatcttaaactTGGATTTGAAACCCAGATGTATTTGGTTATCAAGACATGGGGAATCTCTTTATAATTTGGAGCAAAAGATTGGTGGAGATTCACTCTTGAGTAAAAGAGGTGAGaaatattcttcaaaattacCAGCTATTGTTAAAGAAAGTGCAggtttgaaagaaaaagatattgTGGTTTGGACTTCTACTTTGAAAAGAACTCAACAAACAGCACAATATTTAACCAATAAAAAACTTCAATGGAGAGCAttagatgaattagatGCTGGGATTTGTGATGGTATGACttatgaagaaattgaagaaaaatatccAGATGATTTCCAAGCAAGAGATGAAAACAAATACGAATTTAGATATCGTGGTGGTGAATCGTATAGAGATGTTGCATTACGATTGGAACCAGTGATTATGGAATTAGAACgccaagaaaatatattgatcaTAACACATCAAGCTGTATTGAGATGTATATACGCATATTATATGAATATTCCTCAAGAACAATCTCCTTGGGTATCTATTCCATTGCATactctaataaaaattgaacCAAGAGCTTATAAAACAAAAGTTACTACGATTAAAGCTAATATTCCAGCAGTTAGTACTTATAAGGTGAAAGGTACTAGTCATGTAGGAGAAGCAGAGGATGTTTATACTAAACCATAtggtattattaaagaCACATCCTCTTGA